Proteins encoded within one genomic window of Chlorobaculum sp. MV4-Y:
- the murD gene encoding UDP-N-acetylmuramoyl-L-alanine--D-glutamate ligase, which yields MKPEKLKGKVAAVIGAGKSGVAAAGLLARAEAQPFVSEFGAVTPEAAKTLRQFGVPFEEGGHSERVFEATLCIVSPGIPQRVPVICEMHARAIPVVSEIELASWFCPARVIGITGTDGKTTTATLIHRICEAEGERQRFRAFSLGNIGVPFSSKVLDMAAADIAVLELSSYQLEGCFSFRPNIAVLTNVTPDHMDRYDGSIEAYAAAKFRIHAQQGSGDTLIYNHDDPILRAHFDRQEPWSFRVVRVGLRAETLDSAHGDYVSVAKGEIVIRTSGSTERLMRVDEIMKPGFRGDHNLYNVLSSVAAAFAAGVAPETMRLVLAAFGGVEHRQEFAGNACGIDWINDSKATNVNALLQALQSVPAGMVLIAGGRDKGNDYSVIADIVREKVACIVAIGESRQKIADAFDGIVNVLPAGSLREAVELARQHARPGASVLFSPACSSFDMFRDFEDRGRQFKQLVRELT from the coding sequence GTGAAACCGGAAAAGCTGAAAGGAAAGGTGGCGGCGGTGATCGGCGCGGGAAAAAGCGGCGTGGCGGCGGCGGGTCTGCTCGCGCGGGCCGAAGCGCAGCCATTCGTGAGCGAATTTGGCGCGGTCACTCCCGAGGCGGCGAAGACCCTGCGGCAGTTTGGCGTGCCGTTCGAAGAGGGGGGCCACTCTGAGCGGGTGTTCGAAGCGACGCTGTGCATCGTCAGCCCCGGCATTCCGCAGCGTGTGCCGGTCATTTGCGAGATGCACGCGCGAGCCATTCCCGTGGTGAGCGAAATCGAGCTGGCGAGCTGGTTCTGTCCGGCTCGTGTCATCGGCATCACCGGCACCGACGGCAAGACCACCACGGCTACGCTCATCCACCGCATCTGCGAGGCGGAGGGCGAACGGCAGAGATTCCGTGCCTTCAGCCTCGGCAATATCGGCGTTCCGTTTTCGTCGAAGGTGCTCGACATGGCGGCGGCGGACATCGCCGTGCTCGAACTGAGCAGCTACCAGCTCGAAGGGTGCTTTTCATTCCGCCCAAACATCGCCGTACTGACCAACGTCACACCCGATCACATGGATCGCTACGACGGCAGCATCGAAGCCTACGCCGCTGCGAAGTTCCGCATTCACGCCCAGCAGGGCTCGGGCGACACGCTCATCTATAATCACGACGATCCGATCCTGCGCGCCCATTTCGACCGGCAGGAGCCGTGGTCCTTCCGGGTGGTTCGCGTCGGCCTGCGGGCCGAGACGCTTGACTCCGCGCACGGCGACTACGTTTCGGTCGCGAAGGGCGAGATTGTCATTCGCACGTCGGGTTCGACAGAGCGACTCATGCGGGTTGACGAGATCATGAAACCAGGCTTTCGCGGCGATCACAACCTCTACAATGTGCTCTCGTCGGTCGCAGCGGCATTCGCCGCTGGTGTGGCACCGGAGACGATGCGGCTCGTACTCGCGGCATTCGGCGGCGTCGAACACCGGCAGGAGTTCGCCGGAAATGCGTGTGGCATTGACTGGATCAATGACTCCAAGGCCACCAACGTCAACGCTCTCCTCCAGGCGCTTCAGTCGGTTCCGGCGGGCATGGTGCTCATCGCGGGTGGGCGCGACAAGGGCAACGACTACAGCGTCATCGCCGACATCGTACGCGAGAAAGTCGCCTGCATCGTGGCAATTGGCGAGTCGCGCCAGAAGATCGCCGACGCCTTTGACGGCATCGTCAACGTCCTGCCAGCCGGATCACTCAGAGAGGCGGTCGAGCTGGCTCGCCAGCACGCCCGTCCCGGCGCGAGCGTGCTCTTTTCACCAGCCTGTTCGAGCTTCGACATGTTCCGCGACTTCGAGGATCGCGGACGCCAGTTTAAGCAACTTGTCCGGGAGCTGACATGA
- the murC gene encoding UDP-N-acetylmuramate--L-alanine ligase gives MELGKTRNVHIVGIGGAGMSAIAELLLKSGFAVSGSDLASGEVIAKLRELGAVIHQGHQAENVGASDVVVYSSAVRPEKNVEILAAQKLGIPVIKRDEMLGELMRHKSGICVSGTHGKTTTTAMVATMLLEAGQSPTVMIGGVSDYLKGSTVVGEGKYMVIEADEYDRAFLKLTPTIAVVNSLESEHMDTYGTMDNLRDCFAEFANKVPFYGRVICCVDWPEIRRIIPRLNRRYTTFGIEEHADVMASGIEPGEGGSAFTVEAFGERYPGVRLNVPGRHNVLNALAAFSVGLEIGLPPEKIVAGLGAYTGMRRRFQVKYRGADGMLVIDDYAHHPSEVKATVRAARDGWKEHRIVAVFQPHLYSRTAEFAGEFGWALSCADTVYVASIYPSREKAEDYPGITGELVAEASRTAGAKNVVFAEERDALLAALQEEAAPSTLFLFMGAGDITHLAARFAAWCTESRGNANASAS, from the coding sequence ATGGAACTGGGAAAAACGAGGAATGTGCATATCGTCGGCATCGGCGGCGCGGGCATGAGCGCCATCGCCGAACTGCTGCTGAAATCGGGCTTTGCGGTCAGCGGCTCCGACCTTGCCTCGGGCGAGGTGATCGCCAAGCTTCGCGAGCTTGGCGCGGTGATCCATCAGGGACACCAGGCCGAAAATGTCGGCGCGAGCGACGTTGTCGTCTACTCCTCGGCGGTGCGCCCGGAGAAGAACGTCGAGATTCTCGCCGCGCAGAAGCTTGGCATTCCGGTCATCAAGCGCGACGAAATGCTTGGCGAGCTGATGCGCCACAAATCGGGCATCTGCGTCTCCGGTACCCACGGCAAGACCACCACGACGGCGATGGTCGCCACCATGCTGCTCGAAGCGGGCCAGTCGCCAACGGTGATGATCGGCGGCGTGTCGGACTACCTCAAGGGAAGCACGGTGGTCGGCGAGGGCAAGTACATGGTGATCGAGGCTGACGAGTACGACCGCGCTTTCCTCAAACTCACGCCAACCATCGCCGTTGTCAACAGCCTCGAATCGGAGCACATGGACACCTACGGCACGATGGACAACCTGCGAGACTGCTTCGCGGAGTTTGCCAACAAGGTGCCGTTTTACGGGCGAGTCATCTGCTGCGTGGACTGGCCGGAGATCCGGCGTATCATTCCGCGCCTGAACCGCCGCTACACCACCTTCGGCATCGAGGAGCACGCAGATGTGATGGCCTCCGGGATCGAACCCGGCGAGGGCGGCAGTGCCTTTACCGTCGAGGCTTTCGGCGAGCGCTACCCCGGCGTACGGCTCAACGTGCCCGGCAGGCATAACGTGCTCAACGCGCTGGCAGCCTTCTCGGTCGGCCTTGAAATCGGCCTGCCGCCGGAGAAGATCGTCGCCGGTCTCGGCGCCTATACCGGAATGCGCCGCCGCTTCCAGGTCAAGTATCGGGGTGCTGACGGAATGCTTGTCATCGACGATTACGCGCATCACCCCTCCGAGGTGAAGGCGACCGTGCGGGCAGCCCGCGACGGATGGAAAGAGCACCGCATCGTGGCGGTTTTCCAGCCACATCTTTACTCGCGGACGGCGGAGTTCGCCGGTGAGTTCGGCTGGGCGCTCTCCTGCGCCGACACAGTTTACGTGGCGAGCATCTACCCGTCGCGCGAGAAGGCCGAGGACTACCCCGGCATCACCGGCGAGCTGGTGGCCGAGGCATCGAGAACCGCCGGGGCGAAAAACGTAGTCTTCGCCGAAGAGCGCGACGCGCTGCTCGCGGCGCTTCAGGAGGAGGCCGCGCCAAGCACGCTCTTCCTCTTCATGGGCGCGGGCGACATCACGCATCTGGCCGCGCGATTCGCCGCCTGGTGCACCGAGAGCCGTGGCAACGCAAACGCATCGGCGTCATGA
- the ftsA gene encoding cell division protein FtsA → MPKSNIVIGLDIGTTKVCVVVAEKDDVGKLNVLGKGRANSDGLQRATVVNINKTVDAIKKAVADAERESSIKIKGVNVGISGAHVHCIYSNSEISVNQSGIVNESDVRRFLEKAKTNIRYLDIDHEIIHVIPQEFIVDDQDGVLDPIGMAGTIMRGSAYIVVGLRTKIRNIKQCIEKAGLEVSAMTFEPVASGLAVMKESEKRSGVVVIDIGGGTTEVAIYIDGAIRYSEVIKVAANDVTHDVAYGIKALNDVAEEIKIQHGCAYAKGLNKEEEILIEGIEGRPSKSFPKSSLTVIIEARMMEIFELVRDIIKRSGYYDYLNAGVIITGGGALLPGTGELARDILGLDVRTGYPEGVSGGIKEAINNPMYATVMGLVAHSLQNNLYQDYGEVAPTPTEQTHEPVAFSPEPSQAQQSPEQSSDAPPAGKKFVDRLKKFWDQL, encoded by the coding sequence ATGCCGAAGAGCAATATTGTAATCGGTCTCGATATAGGTACAACCAAGGTCTGCGTCGTTGTCGCCGAAAAAGATGACGTCGGCAAACTCAACGTCCTCGGTAAGGGACGCGCAAACTCCGACGGCCTGCAACGGGCGACAGTCGTCAACATCAACAAGACGGTTGACGCCATCAAGAAGGCGGTGGCCGACGCAGAGCGAGAATCTTCGATCAAGATCAAGGGGGTCAACGTCGGCATCTCCGGCGCGCACGTCCACTGCATCTACAGCAACTCCGAAATCAGCGTCAACCAGTCGGGCATCGTCAACGAATCCGATGTGCGGCGCTTCCTCGAAAAGGCCAAGACCAACATCCGTTATCTCGACATCGACCACGAGATCATCCATGTCATTCCACAGGAGTTCATCGTCGATGACCAGGATGGAGTGCTCGATCCGATCGGCATGGCCGGAACGATCATGCGCGGCAGCGCCTACATCGTTGTGGGGCTGCGCACCAAGATCCGCAACATCAAGCAGTGTATCGAAAAGGCAGGCCTCGAAGTCAGCGCCATGACCTTCGAACCAGTGGCCTCCGGTCTCGCCGTGATGAAGGAGAGTGAGAAGCGGAGCGGCGTGGTGGTGATCGACATCGGCGGCGGCACCACCGAGGTGGCCATCTATATAGACGGCGCTATTCGATACTCCGAGGTGATCAAGGTCGCGGCCAACGATGTGACGCACGATGTTGCCTACGGCATCAAGGCGCTCAACGACGTGGCCGAAGAGATCAAAATCCAGCACGGCTGCGCCTATGCGAAGGGGCTCAACAAGGAGGAGGAAATTCTGATCGAGGGCATTGAGGGACGGCCGAGCAAGTCGTTCCCGAAAAGCTCCCTGACGGTGATCATCGAAGCCCGCATGATGGAGATTTTCGAACTGGTGCGCGATATCATCAAGCGCTCGGGCTATTACGACTATCTCAATGCCGGGGTTATCATCACCGGTGGCGGTGCGCTTCTGCCCGGCACTGGCGAGCTGGCCAGGGACATTCTCGGTCTCGACGTCCGCACCGGTTATCCAGAAGGGGTGTCGGGTGGCATCAAGGAGGCGATCAATAATCCGATGTACGCGACGGTGATGGGCCTTGTGGCCCACTCTCTGCAGAACAATCTGTATCAGGATTATGGAGAGGTTGCCCCAACACCAACCGAGCAGACTCATGAGCCGGTTGCTTTTTCTCCGGAACCTTCGCAAGCTCAGCAGAGTCCCGAGCAGAGTTCCGATGCCCCGCCAGCAGGAAAGAAGTTTGTTGACCGCCTGAAGAAGTTCTGGGATCAGTTGTAG
- a CDS encoding UDP-N-acetylmuramoyl-L-alanyl-D-glutamate--2,6-diaminopimelate ligase: MEENREEAPMVLLDDLIAGLGALVERRGGSGAQAVTGVTCDSREVAPGTLFVAVPGFSTDGHRYIAAAIEAGASVVVCEKLPAERRNSVTYILVPDARKALAELSKAFYGNASDQLMIIGVTGTNGKTTTARLITSMLNASGLPAGYIGTGLCRIGTRDIPLERTTPESSGLHALFRQMVDAGCIAAVMEVSSHALVLDRVHGLRFRAAVFTNLTPEHLDFHPTLEEYAEAKRLLFDRLDDDGFAVVNADDPRAEFMIANLPPELVFCCSTSGAPFCDSARCFDAKVLDMSVEGTKAEVSFRGRTLAMNVPLPGAYNVMNMLEAFAVGVGVGIDPATALCGLAAADTVAGRMERIWSADRSRCAIIDYAHTPDALQKALEALRAVTPADAKLAVVFGCGGNRDKQKRPEMGRIAAELADRVILTSDNPRDEDPEAILDEVEAGMAGRAHLRIADRTEAIRRAVEQLGAGDILLVAGKGHEAYQEIKGVKRHFSDRECLAACFAQMKRVNGRS, encoded by the coding sequence ATGGAAGAAAACCGCGAAGAAGCGCCGATGGTGCTGCTCGACGATCTGATTGCAGGTCTCGGCGCGCTGGTTGAACGCCGGGGCGGGAGCGGAGCGCAAGCCGTCACCGGCGTAACCTGCGACTCGCGCGAGGTTGCGCCGGGCACGCTGTTCGTTGCAGTACCCGGCTTCAGCACTGATGGGCACCGCTATATCGCCGCCGCAATCGAGGCAGGCGCGTCGGTGGTGGTTTGCGAAAAGCTCCCGGCGGAACGCCGCAATTCGGTCACGTACATCCTCGTACCTGATGCCCGCAAGGCGCTAGCGGAACTCTCGAAGGCATTTTACGGCAACGCATCTGATCAGCTGATGATTATCGGCGTGACCGGCACGAACGGAAAGACCACCACGGCACGACTCATCACCTCGATGCTCAACGCCTCGGGCCTTCCTGCCGGATATATCGGCACCGGCCTGTGCCGCATCGGCACCCGCGACATTCCGCTCGAACGCACCACGCCCGAATCTTCGGGGCTTCACGCGCTTTTCCGGCAGATGGTCGATGCCGGATGCATAGCTGCGGTGATGGAGGTCTCCTCCCACGCGCTCGTGCTCGACCGAGTGCACGGACTGCGCTTCCGGGCTGCGGTGTTCACCAACCTGACTCCCGAGCACCTCGATTTTCACCCGACGCTGGAGGAGTACGCCGAAGCCAAGCGCCTGCTCTTCGACCGCCTCGACGATGACGGCTTCGCCGTGGTCAATGCCGACGATCCCCGCGCGGAGTTCATGATCGCCAATCTCCCGCCGGAGCTCGTTTTCTGCTGCTCGACCAGTGGCGCTCCGTTCTGCGATTCCGCCCGCTGTTTCGACGCGAAAGTGCTGGATATGAGCGTCGAGGGGACGAAGGCCGAGGTCTCTTTCCGAGGAAGGACGTTGGCGATGAACGTGCCACTGCCGGGAGCCTACAACGTGATGAACATGCTTGAAGCGTTCGCGGTGGGCGTCGGCGTCGGCATCGATCCCGCTACCGCGCTGTGCGGCCTCGCTGCAGCCGATACCGTTGCCGGTAGGATGGAGCGCATCTGGAGTGCTGACCGCAGCCGCTGCGCCATCATCGATTACGCGCACACGCCCGACGCCCTGCAAAAAGCGCTCGAAGCTCTTCGCGCCGTGACGCCCGCAGACGCGAAGCTCGCGGTAGTGTTCGGCTGCGGCGGCAACCGCGACAAGCAGAAACGTCCCGAAATGGGCAGAATCGCCGCAGAACTCGCGGACAGGGTCATCCTCACCTCCGACAATCCGAGGGATGAAGATCCCGAAGCGATTCTCGACGAGGTCGAGGCAGGCATGGCGGGCCGGGCGCATCTGCGCATCGCCGACCGCACCGAGGCGATCCGACGGGCGGTCGAGCAGCTCGGTGCGGGTGACATTCTGCTGGTGGCCGGAAAGGGGCACGAAGCGTATCAGGAGATCAAGGGCGTGAAGCGCCATTTTTCCGACCGCGAGTGTCTGGCGGCGTGTTTTGCGCAAATGAAACGAGTTAATGGAAGAAGCTAG
- a CDS encoding UDP-N-acetylmuramoyl-tripeptide--D-alanyl-D-alanine ligase translates to MKGALIFSDFERTGTIVARDVDESYRLDDPVVVIDSRKAVDGAVFVALPGEHTDGHRFVGEVFANGASWAVVSHEWFAEKGTEHQGDGCRFLVANDPVEALQQLAAAYRERFDIPVIGIGGSNGKTTTKEMVAAVLSTGFNVLVTQGNYNNHLGVPLTLLRMRRNTEVAVIEMGINHPGEMEFLCSLARPTHGLLTNIGHEHLEFFGSLDGVADAEAALFRYLEAHGGTAFVNLDDHRLAAAGAALSRKIGYGAQPGTDRPWWAEKISADRVGRISFTLSSESGVRQPVAMQFVGRHNVINAVAASAVGAHFGLDPAKIADGLGSLLPAKGWKRMELFDDGDLVVLNDTYNANPDSVRFALDTLAAIECRSRRIAVLGDMLELGSNSAIEHEDIGRYIRQLPVDACLTYGDAARLICREAGERCLRHFEAMDDLRGFLSEYVQPGDAVLFKGSRGMKLELAADDLIKQKQQHSI, encoded by the coding sequence ATGAAAGGAGCGCTGATCTTCAGCGATTTCGAACGGACGGGAACCATCGTGGCCCGTGACGTTGATGAGAGCTACCGGCTCGACGATCCGGTGGTGGTGATCGATTCTCGCAAGGCAGTCGATGGTGCGGTGTTCGTCGCGCTGCCGGGAGAGCACACTGACGGGCACCGCTTCGTTGGCGAGGTGTTCGCCAACGGTGCATCGTGGGCCGTGGTGTCGCACGAATGGTTCGCCGAAAAGGGCACGGAGCATCAGGGCGACGGCTGCCGTTTCCTGGTCGCCAACGATCCGGTCGAGGCATTGCAACAGCTCGCAGCCGCCTACCGGGAGCGCTTCGACATTCCGGTGATCGGCATTGGCGGCAGCAACGGCAAGACCACCACCAAGGAGATGGTCGCCGCGGTGCTCTCGACCGGCTTCAACGTCCTTGTCACGCAGGGCAACTACAACAACCACCTCGGCGTGCCGCTGACGCTCTTGCGGATGCGCCGCAACACCGAAGTGGCCGTGATCGAGATGGGCATCAACCATCCCGGCGAAATGGAGTTCCTCTGCTCGCTTGCCCGCCCGACACACGGGCTCCTGACCAACATCGGCCACGAGCATCTCGAATTTTTCGGCTCCCTCGACGGGGTCGCCGATGCCGAGGCGGCGCTCTTCCGCTACCTCGAAGCGCATGGCGGCACAGCGTTCGTCAATCTCGACGACCACCGCCTTGCTGCTGCAGGAGCCGCTCTATCAAGAAAGATCGGCTACGGAGCGCAGCCGGGAACAGATCGCCCGTGGTGGGCTGAAAAGATTAGTGCTGACCGCGTGGGGCGCATCTCGTTCACGCTCTCGTCGGAGTCCGGAGTCCGCCAGCCGGTGGCGATGCAGTTCGTCGGTCGGCATAACGTCATCAACGCCGTAGCCGCCTCGGCGGTCGGTGCGCACTTCGGCCTCGATCCGGCAAAAATCGCTGACGGACTCGGCTCGCTTTTGCCCGCGAAGGGGTGGAAGCGCATGGAGCTGTTCGACGATGGCGATCTCGTGGTGCTCAACGACACCTACAACGCCAATCCCGACTCGGTGCGCTTTGCGCTCGACACGCTCGCCGCCATCGAGTGCCGTAGCCGCCGGATCGCCGTGCTTGGCGACATGCTCGAACTCGGCAGCAATTCGGCCATTGAACATGAAGACATCGGCAGGTATATTCGCCAGCTGCCGGTCGATGCATGCCTCACCTACGGCGATGCCGCCCGGCTCATCTGCCGGGAAGCAGGCGAGCGCTGCCTCCGGCACTTCGAGGCGATGGATGATCTTCGCGGCTTCCTGTCGGAGTACGTCCAGCCAGGCGATGCGGTGCTCTTCAAGGGATCTCGCGGAATGAAGCTTGAACTGGCGGCGGACGACCTTATCAAACAGAAACAACAGCACTCGATCTGA
- the mraY gene encoding phospho-N-acetylmuramoyl-pentapeptide-transferase, which produces MLYYILRYINEFYSLPGMRVIEYLTFRASAAAITALLIIIFAGPRFIRFLKSKFVEPIKEEAPPEHRKKKDVPTMGGIMIIFAIEVSAFLWAKIDDPHVWLIMLAVFWMGLIGFIDDYQKVVLKVKGGLAGHYKLIGQVTLGLVIGFYTWNDPVFSVLLSDTTVPFFKKLSVDYGIFYIPVVIFIITAVSNAVNLTDGLDGLAAGNAAIVTFALGGFAYLAGNAVYAGYLSIPFISGAGEVAVVSMAIVMACVGFLWFNSSPAEVFMGDTGSLSLGSAIAVIALMIKQELLLPILAGIFFVETLSVSMQVAWFKISKKLYGEGRRIFLMAPLHHHFQLKGWAEQKIVIRFWIISILLFLTSLMTLKLR; this is translated from the coding sequence ATGCTCTATTACATTCTCCGTTATATCAACGAGTTCTACAGTCTTCCCGGCATGAGGGTCATCGAATACCTGACCTTCAGGGCCAGCGCGGCGGCCATCACGGCCCTCTTGATCATCATCTTCGCCGGGCCGAGATTCATCCGCTTTCTCAAGTCGAAATTCGTCGAGCCGATCAAAGAGGAGGCCCCACCGGAACATCGCAAGAAAAAGGATGTGCCCACCATGGGTGGCATTATGATCATTTTCGCTATTGAAGTTTCGGCATTTCTCTGGGCCAAGATCGATGATCCACACGTCTGGCTCATCATGCTGGCCGTTTTCTGGATGGGGCTGATCGGCTTCATCGACGACTACCAGAAGGTGGTGCTGAAGGTCAAGGGCGGCCTTGCCGGTCACTACAAGCTGATCGGGCAGGTGACGCTCGGCCTCGTGATCGGCTTCTACACCTGGAACGACCCCGTTTTTTCAGTACTGCTCTCCGATACCACCGTACCCTTTTTCAAAAAGCTCTCGGTCGATTACGGCATCTTTTACATTCCGGTGGTGATCTTCATCATCACGGCGGTATCCAACGCGGTCAACCTCACCGACGGTCTCGACGGTTTGGCGGCGGGCAATGCGGCCATCGTCACCTTCGCCCTCGGAGGTTTCGCTTACCTGGCTGGTAACGCCGTCTATGCCGGTTATCTCAGCATTCCCTTCATCTCCGGCGCGGGCGAGGTTGCCGTGGTGAGTATGGCTATCGTCATGGCGTGCGTGGGATTTCTGTGGTTCAACTCCAGCCCCGCCGAGGTGTTCATGGGCGACACCGGCTCGCTGTCGCTCGGCAGCGCTATCGCGGTGATCGCGCTCATGATCAAGCAGGAGCTGCTTCTGCCGATTCTGGCGGGCATCTTTTTCGTCGAAACCCTCTCGGTTTCGATGCAGGTTGCCTGGTTCAAGATTTCAAAAAAGCTGTACGGCGAGGGGCGGCGCATCTTCCTGATGGCTCCGCTGCATCACCATTTTCAGCTGAAGGGATGGGCGGAACAGAAGATCGTGATCCGTTTCTGGATCATCTCGATCCTGCTCTTTCTGACAAGCCTCATGACCCTGAAACTGCGATAA
- the murG gene encoding undecaprenyldiphospho-muramoylpentapeptide beta-N-acetylglucosaminyltransferase, producing the protein MKVLFAGGGTGGHLYPGVAMAAELKKRVPGISISFAGTSAGIEATEVPRLGYPLVLLPVRGLKRGLSPRALLDNTTILADFAKALSMAMALILRERPDVVVGTGGYVSAPLLLAAQLSGRKTLIQEQNAFPGVTTRLLARMATEVHLSFEESRKFFGGKASVFVTGNPAREFPTESRESCLDFFGLDRNLPTLLVFGGSRGARAINNAVLKLYRRLEGTINLIWQTGSLDAERVLAEVGTSATRWIGPYIQEMGKAYGAADLVLCRAGASSLAELTNLGKPSVLIPYPYAAADHQRHNALALVNTGASVMIDDSKIGDEASFEAILALFRDRDKLGQMGEAARREGHPGAAATLAERIIALSKS; encoded by the coding sequence ATGAAAGTGCTTTTCGCGGGCGGCGGCACCGGCGGTCATCTCTATCCCGGCGTAGCGATGGCGGCGGAGCTGAAGAAGCGGGTACCCGGCATCAGCATCTCCTTCGCGGGCACCTCCGCCGGAATCGAGGCAACCGAAGTGCCGCGTCTCGGCTATCCTCTCGTGCTGCTGCCGGTCAGGGGGCTGAAGCGGGGGCTGTCCCCGCGCGCGCTGTTGGACAACACCACTATTCTTGCTGATTTCGCAAAGGCGCTCTCAATGGCAATGGCCTTGATCCTCAGGGAACGCCCCGATGTGGTGGTGGGTACCGGCGGCTACGTGAGCGCGCCGCTGCTTCTGGCTGCGCAGCTTTCGGGGCGCAAGACGCTGATTCAGGAGCAGAACGCCTTTCCGGGGGTGACGACGCGATTGCTGGCGCGGATGGCAACCGAGGTGCATCTGTCGTTCGAGGAGAGCCGGAAGTTTTTCGGCGGCAAAGCCTCGGTGTTCGTGACCGGCAATCCGGCGCGGGAGTTTCCCACTGAGAGCCGTGAGTCATGCCTCGACTTTTTCGGCCTCGACCGAAATCTGCCAACGCTGCTGGTGTTCGGCGGCAGCCGTGGAGCACGGGCGATCAACAATGCCGTGCTGAAGCTGTACCGCCGTCTCGAAGGCACAATCAACCTCATCTGGCAGACCGGCTCGCTCGACGCCGAGCGGGTGCTTGCTGAAGTCGGCACTTCGGCAACTCGCTGGATCGGCCCCTACATTCAGGAGATGGGCAAGGCGTACGGAGCCGCAGATCTGGTGCTTTGCCGGGCGGGAGCATCGAGCCTTGCCGAGCTGACCAATCTCGGCAAGCCCTCGGTGCTGATTCCCTATCCCTACGCGGCGGCGGATCACCAGCGCCACAACGCGCTTGCGCTGGTCAATACGGGCGCATCGGTCATGATCGACGACTCGAAGATCGGTGACGAGGCGTCGTTCGAGGCAATCCTCGCACTCTTCCGCGACCGCGACAAGCTTGGGCAAATGGGTGAGGCGGCCCGCCGGGAGGGCCATCCCGGCGCGGCGGCGACGCTCGCGGAAAGAATTATCGCGCTATCAAAATCTTAA
- a CDS encoding cell division protein FtsQ/DivIB has protein sequence MARPKHEQRSEEPLRDPELPDIDAPESVRPRSGKLRRLFSTTPVMMAFATLLLIAVAALSWYATQWKRQVTVNRVVVSGVSLIPASGIERRLNRFKGENLDEIRTDDVRRALAPESYIRQMQISKELNGILRVRIKERRPSALVADAGRNLIIDTEGYLLPDEKVSGRFRLVTVYGVRTGGVRQLNEKDRSLLFALLDAFDRSAYARMMVSGIHLARGNQTWFTVAGSPIRFVIGNDGNFKEKLKKFEIFWQKVVAKKGIDCYDSVDLRFRQRVFATSPVSEAESADSSAAPVAPPASGQLPDERH, from the coding sequence ATGGCTCGTCCGAAACATGAACAGCGGAGCGAGGAGCCACTGAGGGACCCGGAACTGCCGGACATTGACGCGCCTGAATCGGTGCGCCCTCGCAGTGGCAAGCTGCGCCGCCTTTTCAGCACCACGCCGGTGATGATGGCCTTCGCCACACTGCTGCTCATTGCCGTTGCGGCACTCTCGTGGTACGCGACGCAATGGAAACGGCAAGTGACGGTCAACCGGGTGGTGGTCAGTGGCGTTTCGCTGATTCCCGCTTCCGGCATCGAGCGCCGTCTGAACCGTTTCAAGGGAGAAAATCTGGACGAAATCAGAACCGACGATGTCCGCCGGGCACTTGCACCGGAATCTTATATCAGACAGATGCAAATCAGCAAGGAGCTGAATGGCATTCTGCGGGTCAGGATCAAAGAACGGCGTCCGTCAGCGCTGGTCGCTGACGCGGGTCGGAATCTGATTATCGATACCGAAGGATATTTGTTGCCAGATGAGAAAGTCTCGGGACGGTTCCGGCTCGTAACGGTTTATGGCGTGCGGACTGGAGGAGTGCGCCAACTGAACGAAAAAGATCGGAGTCTCCTTTTCGCCTTGCTCGATGCCTTTGACCGGAGCGCCTACGCCAGGATGATGGTGTCTGGCATTCATCTCGCCCGGGGCAACCAGACCTGGTTCACGGTGGCTGGTTCGCCGATACGGTTTGTTATCGGCAATGACGGTAATTTCAAGGAAAAATTGAAAAAATTCGAGATATTCTGGCAAAAGGTTGTTGCAAAGAAAGGTATCGATTGTTACGATTCGGTCGATCTTCGTTTCCGGCAGAGAGTGTTCGCTACCTCACCCGTGAGCGAAGCAGAGTCCGCAGATTCTTCAGCGGCGCCGGTTGCCCCTCCTGCGAGCGGCCAACTTCCCGATGAACGTCATTGA